From Pontibacillus yanchengensis, the proteins below share one genomic window:
- a CDS encoding amino acid ABC transporter permease — translation MFLLNNMLTSAVFDADRYIDIAQSSFLPLLKGALFYSIPMTLISFVIGIILAITTALFRISGIKVLSGIARVYISIIRGTPLLVQLFIIFFGLTSVGIKLDPFPAAIIGFSLNTGAYASEIIRAAILSIPKGQWEASQSIGMSYGQSLKRIILPQATRVSIPPLSNSFISLVKDTSLASTILVAEMFRKAQEIVANTYEPLLLYTEAAFIYWMICFLLSLVQDQIENKLNRYVS, via the coding sequence ATGTTTCTACTAAATAATATGTTAACTTCTGCAGTATTTGATGCAGACCGATATATTGATATTGCACAGAGTTCCTTTCTTCCATTATTGAAAGGAGCTCTCTTCTATTCCATTCCGATGACACTAATTTCGTTTGTCATCGGAATCATTTTAGCCATTACAACTGCTTTATTTCGGATATCAGGTATAAAAGTACTAAGCGGGATTGCTAGAGTCTATATATCCATCATTCGAGGTACACCGCTACTCGTACAATTATTTATCATATTCTTTGGCTTAACATCTGTAGGTATTAAATTAGATCCCTTCCCAGCTGCTATTATTGGATTCTCATTAAATACAGGGGCATATGCATCTGAAATTATTCGGGCTGCTATTCTTTCCATACCTAAAGGTCAATGGGAAGCTTCCCAATCCATTGGAATGTCGTATGGACAATCATTAAAGCGAATCATCCTACCGCAAGCGACTCGAGTTTCTATTCCACCATTATCGAACTCGTTTATAAGTCTAGTGAAGGATACTTCCTTGGCTTCAACGATTTTAGTAGCTGAAATGTTCCGTAAAGCCCAAGAAATCGTAGCGAACACCTATGAACCACTTCTTTTGTACACAGAAGCTGCTTTCATCTATTGGATGATATGCTTCTTACTATCCCTTGTACAAGATCAAATTGAGAATAAACTAAACCGCTACGTTAGTTAA